The Halichondria panicea chromosome 17, odHalPani1.1, whole genome shotgun sequence DNA segment TAGTGGTGAGGCCAGGTTAGGATATACACGCGTTCAATGCAGGTGAGGAGGACAAGAACAGACATGCCCTGATGGTGGCCCTCAAGATACTCAAGACTGCTACATGGATCAACATTCACACCCTACCAGtgagcacacacacgcccacacacgcTATCTCTCCCAGAATATTAATAAAATATTATCTaattgtgtggtgtgtgttctGAACGAACCCTGTACCCTCCCCCAGCATGATGTGAGGGTGATAGAGGTGAGGACAATGGAGGGGTACGGAGTGCGCTGGAAACATGACGGGTCAGAGTTCAGAGGATTCCTAGAGCCACAAATGACGGACGGACACACTGTAGGATGGAGACACtagaatctataattatgactttttATTTCGACtctgacaattatttttatatTTTTATATTGATCATTAAATAATTTTCATATAAGTTATAGCATTAATTTGCTCCTGTTTATTATACTGAAATTAACACATTTGCTTATGATGTACTAATTAACATTGATGATCAACTGATAAATGAGCGGATGGTTTAGTTCCTAATAGTTTGTGAATGCACTGAACCAGATCATGTGATGGTGATGTTTGTTTCAGTAATGGAATAACAGTTGTCCCAATGTCCTCTATAAAGTGTGTCTCCCAGGACTCATACAGCAGCTGTGTCTCTAGTAGCGTCACTTGTATCACTCTCTCCAGCTCCACATATGCAAACACAGCGCTTGAAGTCATCTCAGGTCCTTTAGGCAGACAAGGGGAAGCCTTACTTGTGTCTTTGGATAGGTAGTTGAGCGATACTTCTCTTGCTACAAGTGACTCCATCTTGGTCTTCACTCTCAGCAGGTCCTGCCATGTGTCAGACActagagggagggagggagggagggatgAGGGAGGAGGGGTTAGTGGCAGCCCTGTAACATTAGCACACATTCAGAGAGAGAGTTGTCTATCAACAAAACGTATGGCTGATCATAATTGCCATTCAAACTTACCACCGGCCTTTTCCTTTGGGGTGATGGCTAAAAGTTCTTTTTTGACGAGAGCCCATTCTTCCAGTGCTAACAGCAACTCAATCAGAACAGACTCcccctgtgtatgtgtgtagagtAGATTGCTCTGGATATAAGACGGTGATACCTCAGAGAGCAATCTTTGTGAGAAGTGTTCAGCTCCCTCACAGTGGCGGGTGTCATGTGATGCTCCCTGTTGTTGGGACGTCAGCCTACATATACAAATAGATTAGTTacaaatataataataatagtatacaaACCTTGTTAAGACTTTTCGTAGCTTGATATATTTTGATGGCATTGTTAGCCTCTGCCTGTGTAACGGTAATAAGGTTTAGAATGGCCTATCAAACGGAATGCTCAGATTAAACACTTGGGACAGCCAAAACTTAGCAGATTAAGTAATGACATGATATAGTGCCCTACCCATTGGCTTGGAGTAGGAACACTGTTCCCTTCGTGCCCTCACTTGATGGAGTGGAGGGGAGTGTTCTACCACCCTCACTGGTATTATCTGATGGAGTGGAGGGGGGCGTTGGGTTTAAGCCAGTATCATATTTGGAATGAGTAGAAGACACCGCTATGTCTTGCAGGGGTTGCCAAGGTGTTTTCAATGTTGTAGTTTTGCTAGAAGATTTAGATGCTTTCTTGGAGGGACGCTTTGTTTGGCCATACGCATGTGTTGCCATGGCCATACTTGTTGCTATGGTCCTTCTAGGAATCAGTATGTTATCACCCTATGAAAAAATCAGACGTGATACATCGTTATAATTTTCTCCTAATCTTTATACCTCTCTAACTTGCTGTGCTTTCGAGAGGATGTTGTCTAGAATCTGTAGGTCTGTCAAGTCCTTTGCTGCACTCGCTACATCTTGGTCAGACTGATGTACAGAATCTGTAAATTAAtagcaaaaaaaaaaaaaagagaaAATTATAGTCTCCCATGCGGGGAATCGAACCCCGGCCACGACGGTGAGAGCGTCGGATCCTAACCACTAGACCACATGGGACAACCGAAAGAAATCATTTGAGATCTGCTACAGATTCCTGCATTAAGCTTACCTGATATTCGTCCTCCCTTTGTGTTTTCTTTTTTTATATGTCCATTAACATATCTGTTAGGCCTGCATAGTGACACTGGGatgaagcagtgcatgtagatctTTATCCACAGATTATGAAAGCAGGTGTGCCAATAAAttgagtacatgtagatgatgtAGATGTGGTGTGCAGTTctctacacccactcacccactcACCACGGCTGCAGCAGGGACTCACATGCATCAGAGAGATGCTTGTACTTCAAATCCAGCAAGCAAGCTTCTCTGTAGATCTTTTCAAGGGACTGCATATTCATTTGAGGTTAgtgcagccccaccccctttgcTATGAAAATGGGGGAAAGATCGTCTTTAGAACAAGCTGTTTCAGTGTTTTGCACAGCTacatgccccacccccttgcTGGCTCAGCTACATTGCCACCATTGATGCATCATCATCAGGAGCTCAGCTTAGTCCATTAATTGTCAGCACAGTACAGTAATGGCTACCCCCGGCCAGGAGAAGGTTGACCATGGCGTCAAGATTGACTCTAATCTCATTCCTACAGGTACACACTTCACCTGACACTATGATATAATgtgtacacaacacacactaactacacCAGTCAGTGtaactgcccccccccccctcacacagtgTCTGGTGATGATGACCTGAGTGGTCTCGGTGTCAGTGTGTATAATCAAGAGGACTTTGAGGCTGCTGTACTGAGGCAGATAGACACTGAGGTACAGAGGAGAAACGCTGACCAGGCAAAGGCTTTCCTCGTTAAGCAGTACAACAACGTCCAATCAGAACTCAGGTATTTACTATACTAATTTTAGGTGCCCAATGCCATTTAACTAGTAAAGTTGGGCTAAAGCATAAACCTGAGGTATCATAGTATATCATTACTACAGGACTGTACAAGCTGAGTTGAAGACCATCTCCAAGGGGATAGCGGTACTCTTGTCTCAACCCCTCTCTCATGTTGTGCTCAAGCTGAGGGAGTTGCGGGCCAGTCAGGAGGTCAAGGTACAAGGGGGACTAGTGTAATGAGATCAgttttgtgttttgtgtggTATACAAAAGGCAAGACAAAACATGCCTTAATAGTTGTACTAATGTGTGGGAGTACATGTGTAACTGCTCACCCTCTCTGTGTGCTCACCCTCTGTGATTACCACCACTCACCCTGTGTACAGAGAAAGCAGATATCATCCTTACAAGCTAGAGAGCAGACCTTCCTAAGGAAACTGTCAGGCAAAGAAGATCCTCTCAGTTCTATCGATGTGGTTAGTACCCTCGGCCAAACAACAGAGGCCATCTCCTCTGAAAGACAAAGACTGATAGAAACTGGACAAATCACGCCATTCGATACTCtcacatcatcatcattacaACCTTCTCAATCAACAATCTCCTCCATTGATAATTCACCAACTATTCAGCCATCAACCACCACTAACTCAAGACTGGATGCAATCACACCTGACTCCCTCACAGGGCCATCATCATCCAACACAACAACTTGGGGAGTGAAGCCACAACGCATCTCTCCCACACTTCAACTCAGCACTGCTAGCTTTGATGGCCTCTTCTCTCAATCAACTCCCTCAGCAAACACTGCCAAGAAAGCCACTGGCAAAAGCCGTAATGGTAAGAACAAAGCCAAGCCTTCGCCCTCTCTTGATTCCAGAAGCAGTTCAAGTGTGTCCATAGCATCAGGAGCAAGTACACCGATCCCTGCTGATCTCCCTGGAGGCTCTTATATGGTGAACACCTCCTCCACAGTTCCCACACAGACAGGAAATGAGGCCACACCCTTTAGCAGAGAGGATATGGAAGAATGGATGCCAACAATCCAAGAACTGGAAAATTTTGACTCCGAAGAAAGTGCTGAGAGTGAGTACTACACTGATGATGAGTTAGGTGGTGGTCCGCCTAAACGCAAGCGCCGCCTCAGAGCATTGTCTAGTGATGATATGGATAGTGGTGATGACGGTACAAAGAGGAAGAAGGGGCGTGGCAGTGGGCGGGGCAAGAGGGCTTGTACTGACTCAGCAGATCAACGGAAGCATCTTGATGACGGTGATGAACAGCTGTACAAGATGAGAATAAGGTAGCTACATTGTGTTATGTTGCATGGCTAATACTCCCTGTACTGCAGTGAGGTGTGTAGAGTGGAGCCTTGTGAGGAGGATATGGTGTTTAATGGTGGCCTCAGAATACCTGCTGTTATCTGGAGGAGACTGTACAGGTAAGCACCAGTAATGTACCAGCTAATGATGACCCTGTCATGTGCATGTACCAGCTAATGATGACCCTgtcatgcatgtgtacgtgtgtacagGTACCAACAGACTGGAGTGAAGTGGCTGTGGGAGTTGCACTGTCAGCAGGCTGGAGGGATAGTGGGCGATGAGATGGGACTGGGCAAGACCATTGAAATGATAGCCTTCCTCACTGGCCTGCAAGTCAGTAACCTGCGGAGTCACACCACAAGGTACACGCTGATATGTATACGTCATCCAACCAACTTTAGAACTTAATTTGATCTGAGCATGTtatgtgataggccttgtctagagctacagaatgcatctcttagttttaCTTTTTAGTGAAGCTAAAGTAACTTCCCAAATTGTTTGTTGTATTGAGTTTCATTATACTCCCATATTCCGATGCAGGGAGCTTGGATTAGGGCCGTGTCTGGTTGTGTGCCCTGCCACTGTGATGCATCAGTGGGTGTCTGAGTTCCATTCTTGGTGGGCCCCATTCCGTGTGGCAGTCCTCCATGAAACAGGAACCTTCTCTGGAGACAGGCACATTCTTGTGGAGAGAATCGTGAAAGGTGTTACAAGTCTATCAAATTGATGGCCCTAATGTGGTACACATCATATACCCACTAACTTCCTGTGTATATTGAAGATACTAAATGAAATAGACAGATGGTTTGGGGCATGGTTGGCTAGTGCAAAGGCGCCTCTtcaatcacataattatagtgcttcAGTTGACACATCCAGGTTTATTTGGTGGTCTTATTTAGGTGctactgccctttgcagctcacttagAAGTTTGGAgcaaatagtaaattgcaaaaaaaccacttgagataagtgtaac contains these protein-coding regions:
- the LOC135351456 gene encoding uncharacterized protein LOC135351456 isoform X2 — its product is MNMQSLEKIYREACLLDLKYKHLSDACESLLQPWPNRYVNGHIKKENTKGGRISDSVHQSDQDVASAAKDLTDLQILDNILSKAQQVREGDNILIPRRTIATSMAMATHAYGQTKRPSKKASKSSSKTTTLKTPWQPLQDIAVSSTHSKYDTGLNPTPPSTPSDNTSEGGRTLPSTPSSEGTKGTVFLLQANGQRLTMPSKYIKLRKVLTRLTSQQQGASHDTRHCEGAEHFSQRLLSEGESVLIELLLALEEWALVKKELLAITPKEKAGVSDTWQDLLRVKTKMESLVAREVSLNYLSKDTSKASPCLPKGPEMTSSAVFAYVELERVIQVTLLETQLLYESWETHFIEDIGTTVIPLLKQTSPSHDLVQCIHKLLGTKPSAHLSVDHQC
- the LOC135351456 gene encoding uncharacterized protein LOC135351456 isoform X1, with amino-acid sequence MNMQSLEKIYREACLLDLKYKHLSDACESLLQPWPNRYVNGHIKKENTKGGRISDSVHQSDQDVASAAKDLTDLQILDNILSKAQQVREGDNILIPRRTIATSMAMATHAYGQTKRPSKKASKSSSKTTTLKTPWQPLQDIAVSSTHSKYDTGLNPTPPSTPSDNTSEGGRTLPSTPSSEGTKGTVFLLQANGQRLTMPSKYIKLRKVLTRLTSQQQGASHDTRHCEGAEHFSQRLLSEVSPSYIQSNLLYTHTQGESVLIELLLALEEWALVKKELLAITPKEKAGVSDTWQDLLRVKTKMESLVAREVSLNYLSKDTSKASPCLPKGPEMTSSAVFAYVELERVIQVTLLETQLLYESWETHFIEDIGTTVIPLLKQTSPSHDLVQCIHKLLGTKPSAHLSVDHQC